TATCCGTACACCAAACGCTATTTGCAACATTTTAGAAACCACTTTTCTACTATTGGTGTAAACGGAATGAACGAAATGATTGTGAATTTTACCGAAAATAAGGATGTAATTACCTCTAATTCCGGAATCGAATTTGCCTCCGAAATTCTGGATCATATTCGCAACCGAATGAAAGAATTTCAAGAAGCCACTGGAAATTTATACAATCTTGAAGCCACTCCTGCCGAAGGAACTACATACCGTTTTGCCAAAGAAGATAAAAAACGCTTTGCAGATATCATTCAGGCTGGACAAGAAGAAAATATTTATTACACAAATAGCTCCCAAATTCCGGTGGACCACACAGAAGATCCTTTTGAAGCCTTATATCTACAAGACGAATTGCAATGTAAATATACCGGAGGAACAGTTTTACACTTATACATGAGCGAAAAAATCAGCTCTCCCGAAGCCTGCAAACAATTTGTTAAGAAAGTAATATCGAATTTTAAATTACCTTACATCACTGTTACACCAGTATTTAGCGTATGCCCCGTTCACGGTTATCTAAATGGAGAACACGAATATTGTCCAAAATGTGATGATGCTATTATTGAAGAAAATCAAAAAAGTTTAAAGTTGAGCAACTAAACTTTAAATAATAAACTATAAACCTTAAAACTATAAAATATGAAAGTAACCACAAACCCAATTCTAGAACAGAAACAACATTTAAGAACTAAATGTTTGGTTTACACCCGCGTGATGGGCTATCACAGACCTGTAGAGAGTTTCAATATTGGAAAAAAAGGAGAACACAGACAACGCACCCACTTCAATGAAGGAAAATGTTAGTACTCCCATTTACAGCATAACACCTTTTACTTTATTAGATTATGCGCATAAATCAGCCTGCATTCTTTGGTTTGCAGGCTGTAATATGCGTTGTTTATATTGCTACAATCCCGAAATCGTGTTGGGAAAAGGAACTATTTCTTTCGAAAAAGTACTTGCTTTTCTTCAAACCCGAAAAAACTTATTGGATGCAGTCGTTTTTAGCGGTGGCGAATGCTTGCTTCATAAAAACATTCAGGAACTGATTGCTACAGTAAAAAAAATGGGATTCTTAGTCAAAATTGATACTAACGGTTCCAAACCAAAAATTTTGCAAGAGCTGATTGACCAACACTTGATTGATTACGTAGCTTTAGATTTTAAAGCACTACCGGCACATTTCAAAAAAATAACAGAATCGAAGCTTTTTCAACCTTTTGAGAAATCCTTACATTTACTGCTCGAAAGCCAAG
This region of Flavobacterium lacustre genomic DNA includes:
- a CDS encoding anaerobic ribonucleoside-triphosphate reductase activating protein, which produces MKENVSTPIYSITPFTLLDYAHKSACILWFAGCNMRCLYCYNPEIVLGKGTISFEKVLAFLQTRKNLLDAVVFSGGECLLHKNIQELIATVKKMGFLVKIDTNGSKPKILQELIDQHLIDYVALDFKALPAHFKKITESKLFQPFEKSLHLLLESQVPFEVRTTVHSDLINENDARLMIDYLETKQYIGDYYFQYFMNGVKTIGKLGYSSRVLERETLSTSKIKVHFRG